A window of the Lactuca sativa cultivar Salinas chromosome 7, Lsat_Salinas_v11, whole genome shotgun sequence genome harbors these coding sequences:
- the LOC111877799 gene encoding polygalacturonase: MKSLFLVVIAILSSAAAAKVTYNVTSFGAKGDGNTDSTKAFLSAWSSACNSTKSATIYIPTGTFLLATAITFAGERCMSSAITIRIYGTLVASSEYNAIANSGDWIRFHRVNHVTISGGTLDAKGASLWSCKTSGKSCPKGTTSLGIYNSQNIVISGLKSVNSQMFHILIDACTNVKLQGVSISASGVSPNTDGIHLISSTGVTILNSKIATGDDCISIGPGNTNLWIEKVACGPGHGISIGSLGWQLEEPGVQNITVSTVTFRGTENGVRIKTWARPSHGFVTGVVFQHVTMVNVQNPILIEQKYCPEGNNCPNQVSGVKIKDVVYEDIHGTSASQVAVKLDCSEGNPCSGIRLQDVNLNYIRGNQTQPAVSSCAYAAGTASGVLHPTSCL; encoded by the exons atGAAAAGCCTTTTTCTTGTCGTGATTGCAATTTTGTCATCAGCTGCAGCTGCAAAAGTTACATACAATGTGACAAGCTTCGGAGCAAAAGGGGATGGAAACACAGACTCCACAAAAGCCTTTCTCAGCGCATGGTCTTCTGCATGTAACTCTACCAAGTCAGCCACCATATACATCCCCACAGGCACCTTCTTGCTTGCAACTGCCATCACTTTTGCTGGCGAAAGATGCATGAGCAGTGCAATCACGATACGCATCTATGGTACCCTGGTTGCTTCATCTGAATACAATGCCATTGCTAACTCCGGTGACTGGATCAGATTCCATAGAGTCAACCATGTCACCATCTCCGGTGGTACCCTCGATGCCAAAGGTGCTTCTCTTTGGTCTTGCAAAACCTCCGGGAAAAGCTGCCCCAAAGGAACTACG TCACTAGGTATCTACAATTCACAGAACATTGTGATAAGTGGGTTGAAATCGGTAAACAGCCAGATGTTCCACATTCTGATAGATGCATGCACGAATGTCAAGCTACAGGGAGTGAGTATCTCAGCATCTGGTGTTAGCCCCAACACAGATGGCATCCATTTAATATCTTCTACAGGTGTCACCATCTTGAATTCCAAGATTGCGACTGGGGATGATTGTATTTCTATAGGTCCTGGAAATACGAACCTCTGGATAGAGAAGGTGGCTTGTGGCCCTGGTCATGGCATCAG CATTGGAAGTCTGGGGTGGCAATTAGAGGAACCTGGTGTCCAGAACATAACAGTGTCGACAGTAACATTTAGAGGAACCGAGAATGGTGTGAGAATAAAGACATGGGCAAGGCCTAGCCATGGATTCGTAACTGGTGTTGTTTTCCAGCATGTGACCATGGTTAATGTCCAAAATCCCATTCTCATTGAGCAAAAGTACTGCCCAGAAGGTAATAATTGCCCGAATCAGGTGTCAGGGGTGAAGATTAAGGACGTGGTGTATGAAGATATCCATGGAACATCAGCCAGCCAAGTGGCAGTGAAACTAGATTGTAGCGAGGGAAACCCATGCAGTGGAATAAGACTACAAGACGTCAATCTTAACTATATTCGTGGGAATCAAACTCAACCAGCGGTATCCTCTTGTGCCTATGCTGCTGGGACTGCATCCGGCGTACTTCATCCAACAAGCTGTCTCTAG